A window from Variovorax sp. PBL-E5 encodes these proteins:
- a CDS encoding O-succinylhomoserine sulfhydrylase — MTDRSLPAGLHRDTLAVRTALDRSQYGENSEALFLSSSFVQPDAETSARRFAGTEEGFTYTRTSNPTVSSFERRLAALEGTEAAVGASSGMGAILMMCMGLLKAGDHVVCSRSVFGSTLNLVGREFGKFGVETTFVSQTDAVEWKAAVRPTTKLLFAETPTNPLTDVCDIRALADIAHDAGALLAVDNCFCSPALQRPTEWGADLVIHSGTKYLDGQGRVLAGAICGPQKLIDVFATVVRTAGMALSPFNAWVVLKGLETLGIRMQAHCASALALAQWLETQSGIARVYYPGLPSHGQHELAMRQQAGQGGAVVSFDVRGQPSNETPETARANAFHVIDSTRVLSITANLGDTKTTITHPATTSHGRLSEAQRQAAGIGQGLIRVAVGLDHIDDIKADLLRGLGTLA, encoded by the coding sequence GTGACCGACCGATCCCTGCCCGCCGGCCTGCACCGCGACACCCTCGCGGTGCGCACCGCGCTCGACCGCAGCCAGTACGGCGAGAACTCCGAGGCGCTCTTCCTGTCGAGCAGCTTCGTGCAGCCCGATGCCGAGACCTCGGCGCGCCGCTTCGCCGGTACCGAAGAAGGCTTTACGTACACGCGAACCTCGAACCCGACCGTGAGCAGCTTCGAGCGCCGCCTTGCCGCGCTCGAAGGCACCGAGGCCGCCGTCGGCGCATCGAGCGGGATGGGCGCGATCCTGATGATGTGCATGGGCCTGCTCAAGGCGGGCGACCACGTCGTGTGCTCGCGCTCGGTGTTCGGCTCCACGCTCAACCTGGTCGGCCGCGAGTTCGGCAAGTTCGGAGTCGAGACGACCTTCGTCTCCCAGACCGACGCCGTCGAATGGAAGGCCGCGGTGCGGCCGACCACGAAGCTGCTCTTCGCCGAGACGCCGACCAATCCGCTGACCGACGTGTGCGACATCCGCGCACTGGCGGACATCGCGCACGACGCGGGCGCGCTGCTGGCGGTCGACAACTGCTTCTGTTCGCCGGCCCTGCAGCGGCCGACCGAGTGGGGCGCCGACCTCGTCATCCATTCGGGCACCAAGTACCTCGACGGCCAGGGCCGCGTGCTGGCGGGTGCCATCTGCGGCCCGCAGAAGCTGATCGACGTGTTCGCCACCGTGGTCCGCACGGCGGGCATGGCCTTGTCGCCCTTCAATGCGTGGGTCGTGCTGAAGGGGCTCGAAACGCTGGGCATCCGCATGCAGGCCCATTGCGCCAGCGCGCTCGCGCTCGCGCAATGGCTCGAGACGCAGTCCGGCATCGCACGCGTCTACTACCCCGGCTTGCCTTCGCATGGGCAGCACGAACTGGCGATGCGCCAGCAGGCGGGGCAGGGCGGTGCGGTCGTGTCCTTCGACGTGCGCGGCCAGCCGTCCAACGAGACGCCCGAAACGGCGCGCGCCAACGCCTTCCACGTGATCGACAGCACGCGCGTGCTGAGCATCACCGCCAACCTCGGCGACACCAAGACCACCATCACCCATCCGGCCACCACCTCGCACGGGCGCCTGTCCGAAGCGCAGCGGCAGGCGGCCGGCATCGGTCAGGGCCTGATCCGCGTCGCGGTCGGGCTCGACCATATCGACGACATCAAGGCCGACTTGCTGCGCGGCCTCGGCACCCTCGCATGA
- a CDS encoding SPOR domain-containing protein — protein MAFFKFRTRGPQGNEGRNTSVASAPAESIEAMRRRARHRLLGAAVLVLVGVIGFPLLFDTQPRPIAVDIPIEIPDRAKVKPLPLPATPAPAPAAASTPAPTPGSDAGKAAEPSTRVAAAPRSSSPDMITESADGVEIAPDKPSLPAPDGKSESAPAPETKPHPKPEPKAEVKPKAEAKAESKPEPKPAPAKPSPADDASRARALLEGKSAPTVVAAAKPAAAAEDSGRFVVQVGAFADADKAREVRQKLEKAGLKTFTTVTKTAGGERTRVRVGPFGSRAEADRAAGRVKGLSLPAAVLSL, from the coding sequence ATGGCGTTCTTCAAGTTCCGCACCCGCGGTCCGCAGGGCAACGAAGGGCGAAACACGAGCGTCGCTTCGGCGCCGGCAGAGAGCATCGAGGCCATGCGCCGGCGCGCGCGCCACAGGCTGCTGGGCGCCGCGGTGCTGGTGCTGGTCGGTGTGATCGGCTTCCCCTTGCTGTTCGACACCCAGCCGCGTCCCATCGCGGTCGACATTCCGATCGAAATCCCCGACCGGGCCAAGGTCAAGCCGCTGCCCTTGCCTGCGACACCCGCGCCGGCACCCGCTGCGGCATCGACGCCAGCGCCGACCCCCGGCAGCGATGCCGGCAAGGCCGCCGAGCCGAGCACGCGCGTGGCGGCCGCACCGCGCAGCAGCAGCCCCGACATGATCACGGAGTCGGCCGACGGCGTCGAGATCGCGCCCGACAAGCCCTCGCTCCCGGCACCCGACGGGAAGTCCGAGTCCGCACCCGCCCCCGAAACCAAGCCGCATCCCAAGCCCGAGCCCAAGGCCGAAGTCAAGCCGAAAGCGGAAGCCAAGGCCGAGTCGAAGCCCGAACCCAAGCCGGCCCCCGCCAAGCCTTCGCCTGCCGACGATGCAAGCCGGGCGCGCGCGCTGCTCGAAGGCAAGAGCGCCCCGACCGTGGTCGCCGCCGCCAAACCGGCTGCTGCGGCCGAGGACTCGGGCCGCTTCGTGGTCCAGGTCGGCGCCTTCGCCGACGCCGACAAGGCGCGCGAGGTGCGGCAAAAGCTCGAGAAGGCGGGGCTCAAGACCTTCACCACCGTCACGAAGACGGCCGGCGGCGAGCGCACGCGTGTGCGTGTCGGTCCCTTCGGCTCGCGCGCCGAGGCCGACCGCGCGGCGGGGCGCGTCAAGGGCTTGTCATTGCCCGCGGCCGTCCTCAGCTTGTAG
- a CDS encoding HpcH/HpaI aldolase/citrate lyase family protein, with protein sequence MKDAITTTQSMDCGASAGSRIREMSSSTEAPMDRVARSLLFVPGDRPERFDKAVASGAHAVILDLEDAVAPDAKASARETVGAWLAAGRHAIVRINAADTDWYDDDLRMLQAASGASLMLAKADGDSLARTARALPGRPLIALIETVSAYLDLRQFAKTPGLVRLAFGSVDFAVESGIADEGEAMTGIRTRIALESVHAGLAAPIDGVSLELSDAERMRSDALRSRQLGFGGKLCIHPRQVAAVNAAFEPTPAELAWAQRVLAAFEASRGGATTVDGKMVDKPVVERARRIVASGRPAGAAQMANHGITAPTGEALS encoded by the coding sequence TTGAAGGACGCCATCACGACCACGCAATCCATGGACTGCGGCGCTTCTGCCGGATCACGAATTCGCGAGATGTCGTCTTCGACCGAGGCCCCGATGGATCGCGTCGCGCGCAGCCTGCTGTTCGTTCCGGGTGATCGGCCGGAGCGCTTCGACAAGGCCGTGGCGAGCGGTGCGCACGCAGTGATCCTCGATCTGGAGGACGCCGTCGCGCCCGACGCCAAGGCTTCCGCGCGCGAAACCGTGGGCGCCTGGCTCGCTGCGGGACGCCACGCGATCGTTCGCATCAATGCCGCGGACACCGACTGGTACGACGATGACCTGCGCATGCTCCAGGCGGCATCGGGTGCCAGCCTGATGCTGGCCAAGGCCGATGGCGACTCGCTCGCGCGCACAGCCCGTGCATTGCCCGGCCGGCCGCTCATCGCGCTGATCGAAACCGTGTCCGCGTACCTGGACCTGCGGCAATTTGCAAAGACACCGGGCCTGGTGCGGCTGGCGTTCGGAAGCGTGGATTTCGCCGTCGAAAGCGGCATCGCGGACGAGGGCGAGGCGATGACGGGCATTCGCACCCGGATCGCGTTGGAGTCCGTGCACGCGGGGCTTGCTGCGCCGATCGATGGCGTCAGTCTGGAGTTGAGCGATGCAGAGCGGATGCGCTCGGATGCCTTGCGCTCGCGGCAGCTCGGCTTCGGCGGCAAGCTCTGCATCCACCCCCGGCAGGTTGCCGCGGTCAACGCGGCCTTCGAGCCGACACCCGCGGAGCTGGCGTGGGCGCAGCGCGTGCTCGCCGCCTTCGAGGCCAGCCGGGGCGGCGCGACGACCGTGGACGGCAAGATGGTCGACAAGCCCGTCGTCGAACGGGCCAGGCGCATCGTTGCCTCGGGTCGTCCCGCCGGCGCCGCCCAGATGGCCAACCACGGCATCACCGCGCCAACAGGTGAAGCTTTGTCTTGA
- a CDS encoding CvpA family protein: MAPLDWIAVALLVISMLLGLVRGLVFEVISLAGWVVAFLCAQWFAEDVARWLPFGDPAATWRYAAGFVLVFVGVAFGVGLVASLVRKLVTVIGLRPVDRLLGAAFGLARGAVALLALAVVVHLLVLSDSVWWRESRSAIVLDAALQGLKPALPEKLASYLP; the protein is encoded by the coding sequence GTGGCACCGCTCGACTGGATCGCCGTTGCGCTGCTGGTGATCTCGATGCTGCTGGGCCTGGTGCGAGGGTTGGTGTTCGAGGTGATCTCGCTGGCGGGCTGGGTGGTCGCGTTCCTGTGCGCGCAGTGGTTTGCGGAGGATGTGGCGCGCTGGCTGCCGTTCGGCGATCCGGCGGCCACATGGCGCTATGCGGCGGGTTTCGTGCTGGTGTTCGTGGGCGTCGCGTTCGGTGTGGGGCTGGTGGCCTCGCTGGTTCGCAAGCTGGTCACGGTGATCGGGCTTCGGCCGGTGGATCGTCTGCTGGGCGCGGCCTTCGGCCTGGCGCGCGGTGCGGTCGCGCTGCTGGCGCTGGCGGTGGTGGTTCATTTGCTGGTCCTGAGCGACAGCGTCTGGTGGCGCGAATCGCGCAGCGCCATTGTTCTCGATGCGGCATTGCAGGGCCTGAAACCCGCGCTGCCTGAAAAGTTGGCAAGCTACCTGCCCTGA
- a CDS encoding response regulator, with translation MNVLIVDDNEAAADLLQELLALQDHGARCAYTAQQAMDAAAQQAFDVALIDLTLPDFPGHEVARRLRAGAAGKPLLLVAISGFAADESPEASEAGLFDHHLQKPIDFETLDRILAAYAAQ, from the coding sequence GTGAACGTACTGATCGTCGACGACAACGAGGCCGCGGCCGACCTTCTGCAGGAGCTGCTGGCGCTTCAGGACCACGGCGCGCGTTGTGCCTACACGGCGCAGCAGGCCATGGATGCGGCCGCGCAGCAGGCCTTCGACGTCGCGCTGATCGATCTCACGCTGCCCGATTTTCCGGGGCACGAGGTCGCGCGCCGGCTGCGTGCCGGCGCCGCGGGCAAGCCCTTGCTGCTGGTGGCCATCTCGGGCTTCGCGGCCGATGAATCGCCGGAGGCCTCCGAGGCCGGCCTGTTCGACCATCACCTGCAAAAGCCGATCGACTTCGAAACGCTCGACCGCATCCTGGCGGCGTACGCCGCGCAATGA
- the purF gene encoding amidophosphoribosyltransferase, producing MCGIVGVVSSAPVNQLLYDALLLLQHRGQDAAGIVTLLERKFFMHKAKGMVRDVFRTRNMRGLPGDIGLGQVRYPTAGNAYSEEEAQPFYVNAPFGIVLVHNGNLTNAHALRAELFSTDHRHTNTESDSEVLLNVLAHELDQATRGGQLNSATVFEAVRHVHRRLRGSYAVVALIAGHGLLAFRDPYGIRPLAMGRNADGTVMVASESVALEGSGHVFERNIAPGEAVFIDLQGQVHAEQCAEAPTLNPCIFEFVYLARPDSVLDGISVYQARLNLGETLAKRVVSTVPPSDIDVIIPIPESSRPSATQLAHLLGIPYREGFVKNRYVGRTFIMPGQGVRKKSVRQKLNVIASEFKGRNVLLVDDSIVRGTTSREIVQMARDAGARKVYLASAAPPVRFPNVYGIDMPTKDELVAHDRSIEEIRQLIGCDALIYQDVEGMKRAILKAASSSPAQKLDGFDASCFDGVYVTGDIDTEAITRMNGNRPRIEENEEDSSRLALPNLS from the coding sequence ATGTGTGGAATCGTCGGCGTTGTCAGCAGCGCCCCCGTCAATCAGCTGCTCTACGACGCGCTGCTGCTGTTGCAGCATCGCGGCCAGGATGCGGCCGGCATCGTCACGCTGCTCGAACGCAAGTTCTTCATGCACAAGGCCAAGGGCATGGTGCGGGACGTGTTCCGCACCCGCAACATGCGGGGCCTGCCAGGCGATATCGGCCTGGGCCAGGTGCGCTACCCCACCGCGGGCAATGCCTACAGCGAGGAAGAGGCGCAGCCCTTCTACGTCAACGCGCCCTTCGGCATCGTGCTCGTGCACAACGGCAACCTCACCAATGCGCATGCGTTGCGTGCCGAGCTGTTCTCCACCGACCATCGGCACACCAACACCGAAAGCGATTCCGAGGTGCTGCTCAACGTGCTCGCGCACGAGCTCGATCAGGCGACACGCGGCGGCCAGCTCAACTCGGCGACGGTGTTCGAAGCGGTGCGCCACGTGCATCGCCGGCTGCGCGGCTCCTATGCGGTCGTGGCGCTGATCGCCGGGCACGGCCTGCTCGCATTCCGCGACCCCTACGGCATCCGCCCGCTGGCCATGGGACGCAATGCCGACGGCACGGTGATGGTGGCGAGCGAATCGGTGGCGCTCGAAGGCTCGGGCCACGTGTTCGAACGCAACATCGCGCCGGGCGAGGCGGTCTTCATCGACCTGCAGGGCCAGGTGCATGCCGAGCAGTGCGCCGAGGCGCCGACGCTCAACCCCTGCATCTTCGAGTTCGTCTACCTCGCGCGGCCCGACTCGGTGCTCGACGGCATCTCGGTGTACCAGGCGCGCCTGAATCTCGGCGAGACGCTGGCCAAGCGCGTGGTCTCGACCGTGCCGCCGAGCGACATCGACGTGATCATCCCGATCCCCGAATCGAGCCGGCCGAGCGCGACGCAGCTGGCGCACCTGCTCGGCATCCCCTACCGCGAAGGCTTCGTCAAGAACCGCTACGTGGGCCGCACCTTCATCATGCCGGGCCAGGGCGTGCGCAAGAAGTCGGTGCGCCAGAAGCTCAACGTGATCGCGAGCGAATTCAAGGGCCGCAACGTGCTGCTGGTCGACGACTCGATCGTGCGCGGCACCACCAGCCGCGAGATCGTGCAGATGGCGCGCGACGCGGGCGCGCGCAAGGTCTATCTCGCCAGCGCCGCGCCGCCGGTGCGCTTTCCGAACGTCTACGGCATCGACATGCCGACCAAGGACGAGCTGGTGGCGCACGACCGCAGCATCGAAGAGATCCGCCAGCTGATCGGCTGCGACGCGCTGATCTACCAGGACGTCGAAGGCATGAAGCGCGCGATCCTGAAGGCCGCGTCGAGTTCGCCGGCGCAGAAGCTCGACGGCTTCGATGCCTCGTGCTTCGACGGCGTCTACGTGACCGGCGACATCGACACCGAAGCCATCACACGCATGAACGGCAACCGCCCGCGCATCGAGGAGAACGAGGAAGACTCGTCGCGCCTCGCGCTGCCCAACCTGAGTTGA
- a CDS encoding GNAT family N-acetyltransferase yields the protein MPLKEPPMPVVFRPAHAEELGRAEELVVSSINDLCERHGFGRMASLRPPHFQNFSLQDDPDGLWVAEEAGQILGFTHSWVCGDLWFLSELFVSPAHQGRGIGNELLTRALAHAQKAASTRKALITFTFNTVSQGLYIRHGLFPRLPIYLLKVNAQTLALHLQGTQLRCVPLEDTASDLESLARIDAEALGVSREKHHRYLIHDQAMRGVILHAGADRVGYAYVSADGHVGPLAVTHPEACGEAFRAALHLAAQSGAPNVSAFLPGVSATLGVAIAHGMRITLPMVLMSAQAFGDWTRYLPRNPGFM from the coding sequence ATGCCCTTGAAGGAGCCGCCCATGCCAGTCGTTTTCCGACCCGCTCATGCCGAGGAACTGGGACGCGCCGAGGAGCTCGTCGTTTCCAGCATCAACGACCTCTGCGAACGGCACGGCTTCGGCCGGATGGCCAGCTTGCGCCCGCCTCATTTTCAGAACTTTTCGCTGCAGGACGATCCGGATGGGTTGTGGGTGGCCGAAGAGGCGGGGCAGATCCTGGGCTTCACCCACAGCTGGGTCTGCGGTGACCTGTGGTTTCTCTCGGAATTGTTCGTGTCTCCGGCTCACCAGGGGCGCGGCATCGGCAATGAGCTACTGACGCGAGCGCTGGCGCATGCGCAAAAAGCGGCCAGCACCCGCAAGGCGCTGATCACATTCACCTTCAACACGGTATCGCAAGGGCTCTATATCCGGCACGGGCTGTTCCCGCGGCTTCCGATCTACTTGTTGAAGGTCAATGCACAGACCTTGGCGCTTCATTTGCAAGGCACGCAACTTCGCTGCGTTCCGCTCGAAGACACCGCTTCCGATCTGGAGAGCCTTGCCAGGATCGATGCCGAAGCCCTGGGCGTGTCGCGCGAGAAGCATCACAGGTACTTGATCCACGACCAGGCGATGCGCGGCGTCATCCTCCATGCAGGCGCCGATCGCGTCGGCTATGCCTACGTCAGTGCCGACGGGCATGTCGGGCCACTGGCGGTCACGCATCCCGAGGCTTGCGGCGAGGCGTTCCGGGCCGCGTTGCACCTGGCGGCGCAGAGCGGCGCGCCGAATGTGTCGGCATTCCTTCCCGGCGTGAGCGCGACGCTGGGTGTCGCCATCGCGCATGGGATGCGCATCACGCTTCCGATGGTGCTGATGTCCGCACAGGCCTTTGGCGACTGGACCCGATACCTGCCTCGCAATCCGGGCTTCATGTGA
- the gltX gene encoding glutamate--tRNA ligase, producing MTSQKTRTRFAPSPTGFIHLGNIRSALYPWAFARSTGGDFILRIEDTDVERSTQAAVDVILEGMQWLGLDHDEGPYYQMQRMDRYKTVLAELQAAGQVYPCYMSVAELDALRERQMVAKQKPRYDGTWRPEPGKTLPPVPPGVQPVLRFRNPQGGAVAWDDKVKGRIEVSNDELDDLVIARPDGTPTYNFCVVVDDIDMAITHVIRGDDHVNNTPRQINIFRALGKEPPVYAHLPTVLNEQGEKLSKRTGAKPVTQFRDEGYLPDAMVNYLARLGWSHGDDEIFTRAQFIEWFNLDHLGRSAAQFDEAKLRWVNAQHLKAMADDALAPLVAAQLQQRGIAADERLAAICGLFKDRCDTTVALASWAAAFYADVAPSEADRAQHLTDAVRPAIATLADKLAGVAWDKAGIAAAIKEVLAAHGLKMPVLAMPVRVLVMGTPQTPSLDAVLALFSRETVLARLKTA from the coding sequence ATGACATCACAGAAGACCCGCACCCGTTTCGCTCCCTCGCCGACCGGCTTCATCCACCTCGGCAACATCCGCTCGGCGCTCTACCCATGGGCCTTCGCGCGCTCCACCGGCGGCGACTTCATCCTGCGCATCGAGGACACCGACGTCGAGCGTTCCACGCAGGCGGCGGTCGACGTGATCCTCGAAGGCATGCAGTGGCTCGGCCTCGATCATGACGAGGGCCCGTACTACCAGATGCAGCGCATGGACCGCTACAAGACGGTGCTGGCCGAGTTGCAGGCCGCGGGCCAGGTCTACCCCTGCTACATGAGCGTGGCCGAACTCGACGCGTTGCGCGAGCGGCAGATGGTGGCCAAGCAGAAGCCGCGCTACGACGGCACCTGGCGCCCCGAGCCCGGCAAGACGCTGCCGCCAGTACCGCCGGGCGTGCAGCCGGTGCTGCGCTTTCGCAATCCGCAGGGCGGCGCGGTGGCGTGGGACGACAAGGTCAAGGGCCGCATCGAGGTCAGCAACGACGAGCTCGACGATCTCGTGATCGCGCGCCCCGACGGTACGCCGACCTACAACTTCTGCGTCGTGGTCGACGACATCGACATGGCCATCACGCACGTGATCCGCGGTGACGACCACGTGAACAACACGCCGCGCCAGATCAACATCTTCCGCGCGCTCGGCAAGGAGCCGCCGGTCTACGCACACCTGCCCACGGTGCTGAACGAGCAGGGCGAGAAGCTGAGCAAGCGCACCGGCGCCAAGCCCGTCACGCAGTTCCGTGACGAAGGCTATTTGCCCGATGCGATGGTCAACTACCTCGCGCGTCTCGGCTGGAGCCACGGCGACGACGAGATTTTCACGCGCGCTCAGTTCATCGAGTGGTTCAACCTCGATCATCTGGGCCGCAGTGCGGCGCAGTTCGATGAGGCGAAGCTGCGCTGGGTCAATGCGCAGCATCTGAAGGCGATGGCCGACGATGCGCTGGCGCCGCTGGTCGCAGCGCAACTGCAGCAGCGCGGCATCGCCGCCGACGAGCGGCTGGCCGCGATCTGCGGACTCTTCAAGGATCGCTGCGACACCACGGTCGCGCTCGCGAGCTGGGCAGCGGCCTTCTACGCCGACGTGGCGCCAAGCGAAGCCGATCGCGCGCAGCACCTGACCGACGCGGTGCGCCCCGCGATCGCCACGCTGGCGGACAAGCTCGCGGGCGTCGCATGGGACAAGGCCGGCATCGCAGCCGCCATCAAGGAAGTGCTCGCGGCGCATGGCCTCAAGATGCCTGTGCTCGCGATGCCGGTGCGCGTGCTCGTGATGGGAACGCCGCAGACGCCATCGCTCGATGCGGTGCTCGCGCTGTTTTCTCGTGAAACAGTGTTGGCACGTTTGAAAACAGCCTGA
- the folC gene encoding bifunctional tetrahydrofolate synthase/dihydrofolate synthase, with the protein MPASMKTLVDWLAHAEHLHPKSIELGLDRVRAVAARLGLAFDCPVITVAGTNGKGSTCAMLESILVRAGYRTAVFTSPHLVRFEERLRLVGGAVDGVELARHFETVEAGRGDVALTYFEFTTLAILLCMAASKPDVAILEVGLGGRLDAVNIIDADCAVITSIDLDHMDFLGPDRESIGFEKAGILRAGRPAIVSDPMPPQSVIDHAEAIGADLWRVGRDFNVTGDKQQWGWSGRGRRYSGLAYPALRGANQLINAAGVLAALESLRPRLPVTAQAIRTGLAMVELPGRFQIVPGEPVLVLDVAHNPHAVAALAENLDAMGFYPTTHAVFGVMADKDLAPMFARIGPMIDRWHFTDLPTARAAQAADLLARWQAQNTRADASGSVHAAPMAALRAAIEQANPADRIVVFGSFFTVGGVLENGTPRLRARHLSSGS; encoded by the coding sequence ATGCCGGCCTCCATGAAAACCCTTGTCGACTGGCTGGCGCACGCCGAGCACCTGCATCCCAAGAGCATCGAGCTGGGGCTCGACCGCGTCCGCGCCGTGGCCGCGCGCCTCGGCCTTGCCTTCGATTGTCCGGTGATCACCGTGGCCGGCACCAACGGCAAGGGCTCGACCTGCGCGATGCTCGAATCGATCCTCGTGCGTGCGGGCTACCGCACCGCGGTGTTCACCTCGCCGCACCTGGTGCGCTTCGAGGAGCGGCTGCGGCTCGTGGGCGGGGCGGTCGACGGCGTCGAACTGGCGCGGCATTTCGAGACAGTGGAAGCCGGCCGCGGCGATGTCGCGCTGACGTACTTCGAATTCACCACCCTGGCCATCCTGCTGTGCATGGCGGCGAGCAAGCCCGATGTGGCCATTCTCGAAGTCGGCCTCGGCGGCCGGCTGGACGCGGTCAACATCATCGATGCCGATTGCGCGGTGATCACCAGCATCGACCTCGACCACATGGATTTCCTCGGCCCCGATCGCGAGAGCATCGGCTTCGAGAAGGCCGGCATCCTGCGCGCCGGCCGGCCCGCGATCGTCAGCGACCCGATGCCGCCGCAGAGCGTGATCGACCACGCCGAGGCCATCGGCGCCGACCTCTGGCGCGTGGGCCGCGATTTCAACGTGACGGGCGACAAGCAGCAATGGGGCTGGAGCGGCCGCGGACGGCGCTACAGCGGCCTGGCCTATCCGGCCCTGCGCGGCGCCAACCAGCTGATCAATGCGGCCGGCGTGCTGGCGGCGCTCGAATCGCTGCGCCCGCGTTTGCCTGTCACTGCCCAGGCGATTCGCACCGGCCTCGCGATGGTCGAGCTGCCGGGGCGCTTCCAGATCGTCCCGGGCGAGCCCGTGCTGGTGCTCGACGTGGCGCACAACCCGCATGCGGTCGCGGCGCTGGCCGAGAACCTCGATGCCATGGGTTTCTATCCGACCACCCACGCGGTCTTCGGCGTGATGGCCGACAAGGACCTGGCGCCGATGTTCGCGCGCATCGGGCCGATGATCGACCGCTGGCACTTCACCGATCTGCCGACTGCGCGGGCCGCGCAGGCCGCCGACTTGCTCGCCCGCTGGCAGGCGCAGAACACGCGCGCCGATGCCTCGGGCAGCGTGCACGCGGCACCGATGGCAGCGCTCCGGGCGGCCATCGAGCAGGCGAACCCCGCTGATAGAATCGTCGTCTTCGGATCGTTCTTCACAGTGGGTGGCGTGCTCGAAAACGGAACACCCCGTCTGCGCGCCAGGCACCTGTCGTCCGGCTCCTGA
- the fdxA gene encoding ferredoxin FdxA, producing MTYVVTESCIRCKYTDCVHVCPTDAFREGPNFLAIGPDDCIDCALCVAECPVNAIFADRDVPPDQAHFIELNVELASIWKPIVRSKGALPDAEEWAQVKTKLHLLAR from the coding sequence ATGACCTACGTCGTGACCGAGAGTTGCATCCGGTGCAAGTACACGGACTGTGTGCACGTTTGCCCGACCGATGCGTTTCGCGAAGGCCCGAACTTCCTGGCCATTGGACCCGACGATTGCATCGACTGCGCGCTGTGCGTGGCCGAATGCCCGGTCAACGCGATCTTTGCCGATCGGGACGTCCCGCCCGACCAGGCCCACTTCATCGAACTCAACGTGGAACTGGCGAGCATCTGGAAGCCCATCGTTCGCAGCAAGGGCGCACTGCCCGACGCGGAAGAATGGGCCCAGGTCAAGACAAAGCTTCACCTGTTGGCGCGGTGA
- a CDS encoding NnrS family protein, translating into MQNPEPLQTTPRPQPQLSAFLGMGFRPLYPAGTFWAAASIGIWIFAPRLASGTLAGPAWHAHEMLWGFVATMAVGFLMTAGATWTGINPMQGKTLALACLLWTIARIGFLCASPLGFVIAAASELTFFALAAAALGRAVHTARNRRNYGIPWLVLALGAADGLYLLAAWQGDYSLLMQRFDAGLLCMAVIALLITRRVIPFFAMRAVEGLKIPMHERSGRWQLAAGALAVLFTLLQWHFALALALACTAFLCGVQLLDWKPLAVRRRPILWILYVGHACLGVGLLLAALHSLGLVQRAAIHVHVLAIGGFSVLIVGMMTRTALGHLGRPLVLDRMSKACYCLMLAAFVLRLIALAPSNASFVVLQLAAIAWIGAFALYLWRFVPMMIRPVPERGGPAKVLIKRS; encoded by the coding sequence ATGCAAAACCCAGAGCCGCTCCAGACGACGCCGCGTCCGCAGCCGCAGTTGTCGGCGTTTCTCGGCATGGGATTCCGGCCGCTCTATCCGGCCGGCACCTTCTGGGCCGCCGCCTCGATCGGCATCTGGATCTTCGCGCCCCGGCTTGCATCGGGAACGCTGGCAGGACCGGCCTGGCATGCGCACGAAATGCTGTGGGGTTTCGTGGCGACCATGGCGGTGGGCTTCCTGATGACGGCCGGCGCCACGTGGACGGGCATCAATCCGATGCAAGGCAAGACCCTGGCCCTGGCGTGCCTGCTCTGGACGATCGCGCGCATCGGCTTCCTGTGCGCATCGCCGCTGGGGTTCGTGATCGCCGCGGCCAGCGAACTGACCTTCTTCGCGCTGGCCGCTGCGGCGCTCGGGCGTGCCGTTCACACCGCCAGAAACCGGCGCAACTACGGGATCCCGTGGCTGGTCCTCGCGCTCGGCGCGGCGGACGGCCTCTATTTGCTGGCCGCCTGGCAAGGCGACTATTCGCTGCTGATGCAGCGTTTCGATGCGGGCTTGCTGTGCATGGCCGTCATCGCGCTGCTCATCACACGGCGGGTGATTCCGTTCTTCGCAATGAGAGCCGTCGAAGGACTGAAGATTCCGATGCACGAGCGCAGCGGACGGTGGCAGCTGGCAGCAGGCGCACTGGCCGTGCTGTTCACGCTGCTGCAATGGCATTTCGCGCTGGCACTGGCACTCGCATGCACGGCCTTCCTGTGCGGAGTGCAGTTGCTCGACTGGAAGCCGCTCGCGGTCCGGCGCCGCCCGATCCTGTGGATTCTCTATGTGGGCCATGCATGCCTCGGCGTGGGACTGCTGCTCGCCGCATTGCATTCCCTGGGCCTGGTCCAACGCGCGGCGATTCACGTCCACGTCCTTGCGATCGGCGGCTTTTCCGTCCTCATCGTGGGCATGATGACGCGCACCGCACTGGGCCACCTGGGCCGGCCCCTGGTGCTCGATCGGATGTCGAAGGCATGCTATTGCCTGATGCTGGCGGCATTCGTCCTGCGACTGATCGCCCTCGCGCCCTCGAATGCCAGCTTCGTCGTGCTCCAGCTTGCGGCCATTGCGTGGATCGGCGCGTTCGCCCTCTATCTGTGGCGCTTCGTGCCGATGATGATTCGACCCGTCCCCGAACGCGGCGGCCCGGCGAAGGTGCTGATCAAGCGATCGTGA